One segment of Ipomoea triloba cultivar NCNSP0323 chromosome 12, ASM357664v1 DNA contains the following:
- the LOC115999036 gene encoding casein kinase 1-like protein HD16 isoform X2 — translation MPELRSGARRSKRLGDLQPAPQPTGQEENLALPTQNRTRRRGGGGRGRGNAAAVAKGPSTGVRGRPAAAGRGRGVRLIDLDPEPPFEAPQAVAVGAREPAFNRIEGAADKDIAMDGGSADKIMGVEEEGNTTPVPERVQVGNSPQYKTERKLGKGGFGQVYVGRRLSGGTERTGPDAVEVALKFEHRNSKGCNYGPPYEWQVYNTLNGCYGIPWVHYKGRQGDFYILVMDMLGPSLWDVWNSLGQSMSPNMVACIAVEAISILEKLHMKGFVHGDVKPENFLLGQPGTPDEKKLYLIDLGLASRWKDSTSGQHVEYDQRPDIFRGTIRYASVHAHLGRTGSRRDDLESLAYTLIFLIKGRLPWQGYQGDNKSFLVCKKKMATSPELMCCFCPAPFKQFLEAVTNMKFDEEPNYAKLISFFESLIEPCTSLRPIRIDGALKVGQKRGRLLINLEEDEQPRKKVRLGSPATQWISVYNARRPMKQRYHYNVADSRLQQHVEKGNEDGLYISCVASAANLWALIMDAGTGFSSQVYDLSSVFLHKDWIMEQWEKNFYISSIAGAANGSSLVVMSKGTPYTQQSYKVSESFPFKWINKKWKEGFHVTSMTTAGSRWGVVMSRNAGYSEQVVELDFLYPSEGIHRRWESGYRITSMAATADQAAFILSIPRRKMMDETQETLRTSAFPSTHVKEKWSKNLYIASICYGRTVC, via the exons ATGCCAGAGTTGCGTAGTGGAGCACGGAGATCAAAACGGCTTGGTGATCTCCAGCCTGCCCCTCAACCCACAGGACAAGAAGAGAACTTGGCATTACCTACACAGAATAGAACTAGAAGGAGAGGTGGTGGGGGAAGGGGAAGAGGTAATGCAGCGGCTGTAGCAAAAGGGCCTTCAACAGGAGTTCGTGGGAGGCCAGCTGCTGCTGGTAGAGGCAGGGGCGTTAGGTTGATAGATTTAGACCCAGAGCCACCTTTCGAGGCTCCTCAAGCTGTTGCAGTTGGTGCCAGGGAACCAGCTTTTAATAGAATTGAAGGTGCTGCTGACAAAGATATTGCAATGGATGGTGGCAGTGCAGATAAAATAATGGGAGTTGAAGAAGAAGGAAATACAACTCCTGTTCCTGAGAGG GTTCAAGTGGGCAATTCCCCTCAATACAAGACAGAAAGGAAGTTAGGTAAGGGTGGGTTTGGCCAAGTCTATGTTGGCAGGAGATTAAGTGGTGGTACCGAGAGAACAGGACCGGACGCAGTTGAG GTTGCGTTGAAGTTTGAGCACCGGAATAGTAAGGGTTGCAACTATGGCCCTCCGTATGAGTGGCAGGTGTACAA CACTCTGAATGGATGCTATGGAATTCCATGGGTTCACTACAAGGGTCGCCAGGGAGATTTTTACATTCTG GTTATGGACATGCTTGGACCAAGTCTTTGGGACGTTTGGAATTCTTTAGGCCAATC TATGTCACCAAATATGGTAGCCTGTATTGCTGTGGAGGCAATATCAATTCTTGAAAAGCTTCACATGAAGGG GTTTGTTCATGGGGATGTGAAGCCAGAGAATTTTTTACTTGGTCAGCCAGGAACACCTGATGAGAAGAAGCTGTATCTTATTGATCTTGGCTTGG CATCAAGGTGGAAAGATTCAACTTCTGGTCAGCATGTGGAATATGACCAAAGGCCTGATATTTTCAG GGGGACAATAAGATATGCAAGCGTCCATGCACATTTAGGCCGGACAGGAAGTAGAAGGGATGATCTTGAGTCACTGGCATACACATTAATATTTCTCATAAAGGGAAGGTTGCCATGGCAGGGTTATCAG gGTGATAACAAGAGTTTCCTTGTCTGCAAAAAAAAGATGGCCACCTCTCCAGAGTTGATGTGTTGCTTTTGTCCTGCACCATTCAAACAGTTTCTTGAAGCTGTAACAAATATGAAGTTTGACGAGGAGCCAAATTATGCAAAGCTTATATCTTTCTTTGAAAGTCTTATTGAACCATGCACATCACTTAGGCCAATAAGGATTGATGGAGCTCTTAAG GTTGGGCAGAAACGGGGAAGGCTGCTCATAAACTTGGAGGAAGATGAACAACCAAGGAAGAAAGTACGGTTAGGTAGTCCTGCTACCCAATGGATTTCAGTGTATAATGCACGCCGTCCCATGAAGCAGAG aTACCACTACAATGTTGCGGACTCTAGGCTCCAACAGCATGTAGAAAAGGGCAATGAAGATGGCTTGTATATTAGCTGTGTAGCTTCGGCTGCAAACCTTTGGGCGTTAATCATGGATGCAGGAACGGGGTTCTCTTCCCAAGTTTATGACCTTTCATCTGTTTTCCTTCATAAG GATTGGATAATGGAACAGTGGGAAAAAAACTTTTATATTAGCTCAATAGCTGGTGCAGCTAATGGAAGTTCTTTGGTGGTGATGTCAAAAG GAACTCCTTACACTCAGCAGTCTTACAAAGTAAGTGAATCGTTTCCGTTTAAATGGATAAACAAAAAGTGGAAGGAAGGCTTCCATGTGACATCCATGACTACTGCTGGGAGTCGTTGGGGCGTTGTGATGTCCAGGAACGCTGGATATTCTGAGCAG GTCGTTGAGCTCGACTTTTTGTACCCAAGCGAAGGAATTCATAGACGCTGGGAGAGTGGTTATAGAATAACGTCTATGGCAGCTACTGCTGATCAAGCAGCTTTCATATTGAGCATACCTAGACGCAAAATGATGGATGAGACTCAGGAGACCTTGCGAACATCTGCATTTCCGAGTACACATGTAAAG GAGAAGTGGTCAAAAAATCTCTACATTGCTTCAATTTGTTACGGAAGAACTGTCTGCTGA
- the LOC115999036 gene encoding casein kinase 1-like protein HD16 isoform X1: MPELRSGARRSKRLGDLQPAPQPTGQEENLALPTQNRTRRRGGGGRGRGNAAAVAKGPSTGVRGRPAAAGRGRGVRLIDLDPEPPFEAPQAVAVGAREPAFNRIEGAADKDIAMDGGSADKIMGVEEEGNTTPVPERVQVGNSPQYKTERKLGKGGFGQVYVGRRLSGGTERTGPDAVEVALKFEHRNSKGCNYGPPYEWQVYNTLNGCYGIPWVHYKGRQGDFYILVMDMLGPSLWDVWNSLGQSSCNSMSPNMVACIAVEAISILEKLHMKGFVHGDVKPENFLLGQPGTPDEKKLYLIDLGLASRWKDSTSGQHVEYDQRPDIFRGTIRYASVHAHLGRTGSRRDDLESLAYTLIFLIKGRLPWQGYQGDNKSFLVCKKKMATSPELMCCFCPAPFKQFLEAVTNMKFDEEPNYAKLISFFESLIEPCTSLRPIRIDGALKVGQKRGRLLINLEEDEQPRKKVRLGSPATQWISVYNARRPMKQRYHYNVADSRLQQHVEKGNEDGLYISCVASAANLWALIMDAGTGFSSQVYDLSSVFLHKDWIMEQWEKNFYISSIAGAANGSSLVVMSKGTPYTQQSYKVSESFPFKWINKKWKEGFHVTSMTTAGSRWGVVMSRNAGYSEQVVELDFLYPSEGIHRRWESGYRITSMAATADQAAFILSIPRRKMMDETQETLRTSAFPSTHVKEKWSKNLYIASICYGRTVC, encoded by the exons ATGCCAGAGTTGCGTAGTGGAGCACGGAGATCAAAACGGCTTGGTGATCTCCAGCCTGCCCCTCAACCCACAGGACAAGAAGAGAACTTGGCATTACCTACACAGAATAGAACTAGAAGGAGAGGTGGTGGGGGAAGGGGAAGAGGTAATGCAGCGGCTGTAGCAAAAGGGCCTTCAACAGGAGTTCGTGGGAGGCCAGCTGCTGCTGGTAGAGGCAGGGGCGTTAGGTTGATAGATTTAGACCCAGAGCCACCTTTCGAGGCTCCTCAAGCTGTTGCAGTTGGTGCCAGGGAACCAGCTTTTAATAGAATTGAAGGTGCTGCTGACAAAGATATTGCAATGGATGGTGGCAGTGCAGATAAAATAATGGGAGTTGAAGAAGAAGGAAATACAACTCCTGTTCCTGAGAGG GTTCAAGTGGGCAATTCCCCTCAATACAAGACAGAAAGGAAGTTAGGTAAGGGTGGGTTTGGCCAAGTCTATGTTGGCAGGAGATTAAGTGGTGGTACCGAGAGAACAGGACCGGACGCAGTTGAG GTTGCGTTGAAGTTTGAGCACCGGAATAGTAAGGGTTGCAACTATGGCCCTCCGTATGAGTGGCAGGTGTACAA CACTCTGAATGGATGCTATGGAATTCCATGGGTTCACTACAAGGGTCGCCAGGGAGATTTTTACATTCTG GTTATGGACATGCTTGGACCAAGTCTTTGGGACGTTTGGAATTCTTTAGGCCAATC CTCATGCAACAGTATGTCACCAAATATGGTAGCCTGTATTGCTGTGGAGGCAATATCAATTCTTGAAAAGCTTCACATGAAGGG GTTTGTTCATGGGGATGTGAAGCCAGAGAATTTTTTACTTGGTCAGCCAGGAACACCTGATGAGAAGAAGCTGTATCTTATTGATCTTGGCTTGG CATCAAGGTGGAAAGATTCAACTTCTGGTCAGCATGTGGAATATGACCAAAGGCCTGATATTTTCAG GGGGACAATAAGATATGCAAGCGTCCATGCACATTTAGGCCGGACAGGAAGTAGAAGGGATGATCTTGAGTCACTGGCATACACATTAATATTTCTCATAAAGGGAAGGTTGCCATGGCAGGGTTATCAG gGTGATAACAAGAGTTTCCTTGTCTGCAAAAAAAAGATGGCCACCTCTCCAGAGTTGATGTGTTGCTTTTGTCCTGCACCATTCAAACAGTTTCTTGAAGCTGTAACAAATATGAAGTTTGACGAGGAGCCAAATTATGCAAAGCTTATATCTTTCTTTGAAAGTCTTATTGAACCATGCACATCACTTAGGCCAATAAGGATTGATGGAGCTCTTAAG GTTGGGCAGAAACGGGGAAGGCTGCTCATAAACTTGGAGGAAGATGAACAACCAAGGAAGAAAGTACGGTTAGGTAGTCCTGCTACCCAATGGATTTCAGTGTATAATGCACGCCGTCCCATGAAGCAGAG aTACCACTACAATGTTGCGGACTCTAGGCTCCAACAGCATGTAGAAAAGGGCAATGAAGATGGCTTGTATATTAGCTGTGTAGCTTCGGCTGCAAACCTTTGGGCGTTAATCATGGATGCAGGAACGGGGTTCTCTTCCCAAGTTTATGACCTTTCATCTGTTTTCCTTCATAAG GATTGGATAATGGAACAGTGGGAAAAAAACTTTTATATTAGCTCAATAGCTGGTGCAGCTAATGGAAGTTCTTTGGTGGTGATGTCAAAAG GAACTCCTTACACTCAGCAGTCTTACAAAGTAAGTGAATCGTTTCCGTTTAAATGGATAAACAAAAAGTGGAAGGAAGGCTTCCATGTGACATCCATGACTACTGCTGGGAGTCGTTGGGGCGTTGTGATGTCCAGGAACGCTGGATATTCTGAGCAG GTCGTTGAGCTCGACTTTTTGTACCCAAGCGAAGGAATTCATAGACGCTGGGAGAGTGGTTATAGAATAACGTCTATGGCAGCTACTGCTGATCAAGCAGCTTTCATATTGAGCATACCTAGACGCAAAATGATGGATGAGACTCAGGAGACCTTGCGAACATCTGCATTTCCGAGTACACATGTAAAG GAGAAGTGGTCAAAAAATCTCTACATTGCTTCAATTTGTTACGGAAGAACTGTCTGCTGA